TATAAGAGAAGTTTCTGTCTTTGTCCCTGGTTGACACAGCAGATACACAGTTATAATCCTAGAACTCACACTCAAAATAGagtaaataagaaaatcaattcaattcatcaATTCCTCTTTtacaaaccctaaaacaagtatttatagAGGCCTGGACTaaggacaaaatagtaaataaaactaaaataattaaaataaacacaaaataatagataattaaataaaactaaaatagctAATAAAGCTAACACAATTATCAAATactaagataatttaaaattataaaatattaggcACCATACTTTGTCATTCACCCCCACTCGTGAAAAACTTGACCTCGAGTTTTAAACTGGGCAATTAAGCTTGTGATTGGATATTTCATCAAACCATCACCATTCGAAAATTTCAATTTCTTGATCTTGAAATCTTTCCATTTAGTagctttctttctcttcctcttcgaAAATAACCACATCCTTAGCTTGGATTCTTTAAGAACCTTCGAGAAATCCTTCTCGTTggtcttgttgttcttctttctttcatcaaCACTTttcaaatctattttttttttcatttttttactcagTTTTAAAAGCTTCCCTAATTATCTTTTCACAATTTCCATCATCAATAGTAGTATTGAAcaccttatttttaatcaactgATTGCTTTTGGGAGTTGACATTATCTGCCTTAAAAGATAAACTTGCCTTTTTCTgcttcatattcttcttcttcatcaccatctAGCTCACAaataatctcttcatttttctctaCAATGTTCACAGTCTTCCTCAAGGGACATTTGTTTGACTTGTGTCCCGGTTGATTACATTTGAAACACTTCCCCATAGTAGATTTGGAATATGGATTTTCTGTTATTCTTACATCTTTATCTTTCCCTACAGTCTCTGCCATCTTGTTCCTtccatatttgttgttgttcttgttgctaCGATTTTTAAACTCTCCTGTAGACTCTACAGCTTTGTAATCTTCACGGTTCCACCAACTTCTCTCTTGTTGCATTAACTCTGCCTTCAGGGCCATATTTTTCACCTTAGATAAGGTTCGAATAACTCGCACACTGATTCCGTCTCTGAGTGCTAGCCTCAACCTCTCCAAATAACTCGTAACCTGCTGCCCTTCTGACTCCAGGAGGTTATTTTTCTTTCGATCCAGTCTCATTAATTCCATAGTGTGTTCATGGACACACGAGTGCCTTGCGACAATGTTGCAAGCTGTTAAAAATAAGATCCTGCTCAAAATCGGGGGTAGAAATTCCTCTTCAATAAATACCTCATCACGTACTCACGTTCAGTACAAGACTTTTTACCTTCACGTTCTCTCCCGGATTGAATTCGCTCTCACAGATGCAAATGCTTCCCCTTTCAAACGGCATGCTACTAATCGAACCCGTTTCTCTGGAGGTCATGTAGTaaaaaaatctatcaatctcTGCAGTCAAATCCAAAAATTCATCTATAGCCAAGCTTCTGTTGAAAGACGAGATATCCACCTTTAAGCAAAAATCTCCACCATCCCTTTCaacatgaaaataattatttctcgCCATCTGGCCTTCATATTGGTGATGTCGTCTAAACCAATTTGGctcaaaatcattttttttcctctgaATCTTCGTCATAGACATATTGTCTATAAATAGGGACAGGACAAAGTCTGTCAAAAGGAACACCACGGGACAACTCCACCACTGGCCTTCTATCGTCATTCTATCTCATGTGTGCATCAATTTGTAGAGCATCCGGATGATCTACAATTTTTTCAAAGTGCTTATCAAAACACTGGAATCTAAGATCCATCTGTTGCTCTAAACGTCGCTCCAATCGTTGCAACGCTTCGTCCCCAAGAGGGCTTCAGCCTCCTGATCACAGTCACAAAGACCATCACCGTCACCACCAATTGACATCCTCTCTCTGATACAACCTGATGCAGCGGATACGCAGTTCTAATCCAAGAACTCACACTCAAAATAGagtaaataagaaaatcaattcaattcatcgATTCCTCTTTTACAAAacctaaaacaagtatttatagAGGCCTGGACTAaggaaaaatagtaaataaaactaaaataattaaaatagttacaaaataatagataattaaataaaactaaaatagctAATAAAGCTAACATAATTATCAAATACTAAGATAATTTACAATTCTAAAATATTAGGCACCATACTGTGTCACTGGTAATGgtacatatttttctataacgATTACAACAATCTGCGAGAGGGCGTCGAAAAAGTGAAGCAAGACGTGTTACTCTTCCTTTATGAGCGAGACTCTATTGGAATCTATAGATAGATCTACTGATCTAAAGAACTAAGCGAGCAAACCCGAGCGAGCGCttatagtattaaaaaaagatgTGTTTTACTCGTCCTAAAAATTATGACTCTTTCGGATGAAAATAGTACATGTGCACCTGTAGATGAGATCTAGATTAAAGTATTATATGGACGTGAATTGCGAGCTATATGagctattataattattttcacatCCAAAATTATTGTAAGACCTCTAAAATGTAgttgtattattttataagaCAATCATGGTGCTTGACGGATGTTAAATTAAATGTTGTTGTAAGACCTCTATAAATAAAGGTCTTTGGGAGTATTTTATAGCACCACCATGGTTCTTGACAGTTGTTTGACAATCTAAGGGGTTGTGTGATTGTCTATAAATGAAATCACATGTAATTGAAATTATAGGGTTTAATTCTCCGAATAGTCCTACTTTTTCAAATATGCCTTTTTagatctttatattttaaactataacCTTTCAGTCCAACTATTGATTAAATTGAGCCATGTTAGTCACTATTAGGGTTAGAATTTAGGGTTGAAAAAGACTAATATAGATCAATTTAAGTAGAAGTGgaaatattacaatttaaaaGTATAGGAACCATGAGTTGATCGGACCCGGCCGGGCATTGACCCGAGTCGAGGCTCGGGTCACGGGTCAATTAGTTCGACCAGATCGGTCATTTTGGGATCAAATCTtgggttaataaaaatattttaaaaatattatttttaaaaattataaattagtttttttaattatataatgatatatcataataatatccatgaattattagttatcaaataaataatttgatggaaaaaaatacaaaaacaattgctaatatttgatttggaagtagtagaaaagaggaaaaaagctcaaacttcacataatatcaatacataacaatactaattcacaataaaagtttaaatttattatcaaactatcaaaaccaaactcaatccaatatataACCAAAGTTCAAAATTAAGTACAAATCAANNNNNNNNNNNNNNNNNNNNNNNNNNNNNNNNNNNNNNNNNNNNNNNNNNNNNNNNNNNNNNNNNNNNNNNNNNNNNNNNNNNNNNNNNNNNNNNNNNNNNNNNNNNNNNNNNNNNNNNNNNNNNNNNNNNNNNNNNNNNNNNNNNNNNNNNNNNNNNNNNNNNNNNNNNNNNNNNNNNNNNNNNNNNNNNNNNNNNNNNNNNNNNNNNNNNNNNNNNNNNNNNNNNNNNNNNNNNNNNNNNNNNNNNNNNNNNNNNNNNNNNNNNNNNNNNNNNNNNNNNNNNNNNNNNNNNNNNNNNNNNNNNNNNNNNNNNNNNNNNNNNNNNNNNNNNNNNNNNNNNNNNNNNNNNNNNNNNNNNNNNNNNNNNNNNNNNNNNNNNNNNNNNNNNNNNNNNNNNNNNNNNNNNNNNNNNNNNNNNNNNNNNNNNNNNNNNNNNNNNNNNNNNNNNNNNNNNNNNNNNNNNNNNNNNNNNNNNNNNNNNNNNNNNNNNNNNNNNNNNNNNNNNNNNNNNNNNNNNNNNNNNNNNNNNNNNNNNNNNNNNNNNNNNNNNNNNNNNNNNNNNNNNNNNNNNNNNNNNNNNNNNNNNNNNNNNNNNNNNNNNNNNNNNNNNNNNNNNNNNNNNNNNNNNNNNNNNNNNNNNNNNNNNNNNNNNNNNNNNNNNNNNNNNNNNNNNNNNNNNNNNNNNNNNNNNNNNNNNNNNNNNNNNNNNNNNNNNNNNNNNNNNNNNNNNNNNNNNNNNNNNNNNNNNNNNNNNNNNNNNNNNNNNNNNNNNNNNNNNNNNNNNNNNNNNNNNNNNNNNNNNNNNNNNNNNNNNNNNNNNNNNNNNNNNNNNNNNNNNNNNNNNNNNNNNNNNNNNNNNNNNNNNNNNNNNNNNNNNNNNNNNNNNNNNNNNNNNNNNNNNNNNNNNNNNNNNNNNNNNNNNNNNNNNNNNNNNNNNNNNNNNNNNNNNNNNNNNNNNNNNNNNNNNNNNNNNNNNNNNNNNNNNNNNNNNNNNNNNNNAAGAATTCTGCAAGCGCTTGTTGAAGTAGAGAAGAACCATCCATCCCCAGAAGCTGATGATGTAAGCAAGGGCGAATGAAGCAAAGAATATGATATGTTCCATCGcttcttcattttcaccctcactctgtggtggtgatggtgatggcaGTATTTCTGTTATAGCAAAGCAATTCTTCACCAAAGAGGGTCCACAAAGATAGGGGGTTTCCTTCATAGCTGTTTTCATCGAATGTGCTGAATTGTGAAATTCTTCCTAGTGTTGGACCAGAGAGGTTATTGTATGCCACAAAGAAAACCTCTAAGAAATGTAGCTCCTTTAGTTCTGTAGGTATGCTGCCTGTCAGCTTGTTGTGGGAGAGATCTAAGCTTTCAATCTCCGTCAATCTTGATAATGTTTCAGGAATGGATCCAACCAGTAGATTATTAGACAAATTCAAAACATGAAGCTTAATGATGTTGCCAATCTCCAAAGGAATCTCTCCCACTAATTGGTTAGAAGACAAATCTAACCCAAAAAAATGGTTCATGATGTTCCCTTTGTAATCATaaacttctcttttgtttgcaaaatcaaTAATGCCTTTAAATTTGAGTAATTCAAACATCAAAGAGAAATCTTGAATAGGGAGAAAGCCTCTATGCATGTTAAACATGTTTTCAAACGCAAATGAGGTCGATCCCATAGACATGGAGTCATATTGCCAATCATTATCATGACCCATATTTTGAAGACATGAAGGTATATTTCCAGATAAGTTGTTGCACGATAAGTCTAGAATGTGGATGTTTCTTAAGTTGCAAATTTGGTTTGATATCAAGCCCACAAAATTGTTTCCTCTCAAGGAAAGAATCATAagattttttaatgattttccaATCCAACTTGGGAAATTCCCAGAGAAATGGTTATTCCCTATGTTTAATGATCTCAATGGACTGCTTGACAAAGAATTTGGGATGGATCCAACAAAAGTTATTGTCATATAAATTTAGATATTCCAAACTAGAGAAGTTGAAGCAAGATGGTAGTTGACCAAAGAAATGATTTCTTGAGAGATCAAGAGCTTCAAGTCCAGAAAGATTGCAAAGCTCAATTGGGAAATGACCTACTAAATTATTTCCCCTGGCATTAAGGACATAGAGGGATGAAAGGTTCCTTACACACTTTGGAAACTCACCAGAAAATTGGTTCTCACTAATATCCAACCAAAAAGACGAGAGCTTTTGCAAAGGCTCTTAGAAATTTCCCCAGTGAGCTGATTCCCAAATATAAGAAAAACTTCTAGGTCATTAGGGTTTGACTTATTTAGAAGTAGGTTTCCTATAAATTTGTTCATAGAGAGGTTTAATATCTCAAGATATTGCATATCTCTAAAAGAAACATGTATTTGTCCTGAGAAATTGTTATTTGACAAGTCCAAATATTCTAGTTGTCTCACATGATCCATGAGATAGGGATGACACCTTGGAACATGTTGTGTGACAAATTCAGATATTCTAAGTTGGGAAGAACAAGGCCGATGTTAATAGGTAGTTCTCCAGTGAGTTGATTTTGGGAGAAATCAATGTATGACAAACTCATTGTGAGATTAGATGGGAGGATAAAGGCTCCACTTAAGGAATTGTTTTGTAGGCTAAGGTAATGTAAATTGGTCTTATTCTCGAATAATGACATCATAATATTACTTTTCAACATATTATCTTGGTTGATGATGCAGTTTGACAAAAGCAGACCCTCCAACTCAAATAATGGCACAAAACTTGGAGTTTCAACGTGGATCTCTAAATGATAATTGTTTGAAAGATCCAACATTTTCATTTTAGTATGATGAACAAGTGATCCTATGGAGAAAGTGCCCTGAAAATCATTGTTTGAAGCAGAAAGATACTCCAATGTTGTAAGGTTTCCCATGAAAGTTGAGAGGAAATTGGCTTCAAATTGATTGTTggaaatatcaaagaaatttAGGTATGAGAGATTCCTAAAGCAAAGGGGAAGGTCTCCTTTGAACTTGTTATAACTAAGATCAAGTATTTGAAGTTTCTTCATTGCACACAGTcctgaaaaaatgaaaaaaatatattttcattgtgAATAGATTGTATACATTAGTTTATTAGTAGAACATTCATGGTAAAGAAAAGTATAATCTGGAATATAAAGTAACTTTTACCTGTGAAGGAAGAGCTGTTAAGTTCATTATATGATAATGAAATTTCTGTGAGTGAGTCCCATTCTTTTATCATTGGTGGGATGTCTCCAGTAAACATATTTCGACTCAAATCCAAGATCTCAAGTCTCCTTAAGCTACTCAACTCtgtaattaaaagtaaaatttatataacaaaatttaagaGAATATTTTTGCATTGACACTCTTTGTTATACATGAAACATAAAACAGAATACCTACCATTCAAGGGAAGTTCTCCTTGAAACTTATTCCAATAAAGGATAAGAGTTTTCAGAGAAGATAGTCTAATCAAATATGGAACAATGCTTTCCTTCAAATCATTGAATGACAAATCCAAGTATTTGAGTTTGTTCAATTTTGACAAAGCTTCAAATGATAGAGATGAATAACAATGATGTTAgatgcaaataaaatatattatgtggactaatttaacaaaataacttaaaactattatatattcatatgcTGATGTAGAACTATCAGTTACATACCGTTGATAAACAGTTCACTTCCCATGTTAATGTCCCCTAGGGAGAGACCCTTAAGAGAGTCTAATGCACCCAAAGATGACAGATCTTTGCCATTGAAGTAATTGGCGGAGAGGTCCAAGTACTCCAGTTTTTTTAGTCCTGCCAAACTCCCAAAACAATCAGTAATTGGGATGCAACCATTGATGTTGTTTTCTGATAGAATTAGGGCTCTCATTTCCTTGAATGGCAAGAATAAGGAGATGTTGACAGTGTAATTGGAGTTCCAGGGTTGATGGGCATCGTACATGTCCAAACTTGTGACATGCTTTGTGGTTGATGAACACCGCACCCTATGCCAACTACAACAGTCACTGCTGTTGTTCCATGACATGAATATAGAGTATGGATAAATACTTTCCTGATCACCAGAGAATGATGATTTGATATCGAGAAGAGCAATCCTCTCTTCATGAAGACAACCATAGCACTCAAGATGTTGTTGCAAGATAACCAGCGACAAGAAGCTGAACATGATTTGAGTGAGCCATAATGATGATGAGTGCAAGAGAGATACCatctttcattaatttttgtgtttcatGTTTGCGTgactatttttataatgtaatataatattataatgttaTTAGAAGTCTAAGCAAACAAAGACCACGAAATTCCACTGAACTTTTCTACCAACTCGTTGAGCCACTTATTGGCCCACACATGGGTTCCAATTGACAGACTTTTTCTACTTAATTTTCTACGTTCAATGTTGGCTGCATTAACAAAGacttataaaaagattttgacagtttctttttttatttttactttttttattttaaccaaCTTGACcacaaaatatttgaaaagattCCTCAAACCAGCAGTATATGATTTCTGCCATTCACCCATAGTTTTATTCCCACCATATTGTTTTCTATAGAAGCATGGATCCCCAGGCTATGACAAATCTCGGAGAGTGGACAACAGAACTGATTAACCTATATGTTCTATCCCAGAGCAGTGAGCAATATTGTTGCGgatgatttatgttttaaatgaGATATATGAGTTTGAGTTATTGAGCTTGTTAATTACTTGTTACATCTACGGCAAGGGTTGATGTATAGTTTGTCAAACACGGCATGAGCTATCAAGGGGTCCATTTGATATAAGTAAGCAAGCTTGTTATTCTTAGGGTTCATTGGAAAAATAAGCAAACATGACTCTTCAATTCCACAAGTAATTGATACTacatatatttttctatgaaaGTTAAGTCTATCGTCTAGGTTCAAACACAAACATATAAGGTTGAATCTAGAGTCAATGCTTAAATTTTATCctaattaatatatgaaaataacagGAGAAAACTAATAGATGGAAAATATCATCCATTAGACACCTATAgttatcataataaattaaattgggAAATATTGGAATGGCTTTTCAGGCAAAACTAGGTTCATGAGTGTTGTTATGACACACATGTTGgacttttattttatgttttaagtaatgtagaaaataatatatttacagGTGATTAATCCTGAACATAATTTCTTTAGATATCTCAGTATTTAACTTATTACATAATGCAAGACTTGTAATGCATGTCTGATGTTTCTAAATTCAGCGTACAAGACTGATTctaaattcaaatgaaaattttattttttatgtaagaACTACCTTCTATCTATCAGAATTAGTTATGTCTTAATTTTCAGCCTAAAGTTGTTTCAAGTTCACAGGTATGTCAATTTTTTTGTGTAAACCTACACATTGTAATTAGTTAAGCAGAGAGAGATCCATCTTGAAAGATCAAACCTTCACTGTTAAGCAgtatttaatctttttataatctGATTGGTTTATAAGAAAGTCATAAACGTGTGTATATAAGTACGGATTAATGGTTTATTATTCCCCTGCTCCAGCATTCCTCTGCCAGGCACTGGATTAGACATAGCATATCAGCCAATTACCTAACTTTCTTTGTCTTTATCTCTTCTTTACATAAATTAAATAGTAACCAAAGCTGTGTTGAGACTTGAGACAGCAGGAATATATATTTCTCAGAGTTTATCTGCAGAATGTATTAATGAACAAAGAGAAGAATTGGAGAACAATTGCACTGAAAATTCAGCTCACTACTTCATTCATTGTTCAGtcaagcatttaaacaaacatCTTCTGGGCATGCCAGCCAGGCAGCCTAATGCATACAACAGAACTTCAAAAGCACATAATTCAAACACAGACAGGTACTGTAATAGAACAAAGTAAAAATAGCTTAATACACACACTAATTGCCAGGATGCTGTCATTCCAGTTGAGTGAAATTCCCAGGCTTTCACTGCTTCTTTGACTCAATTCAGTGTTTCCACAGCAACGCACAGCATTCCCACTTCTGATCAACCTAATCCTCAACAAGCTGAACATATGATCTAAACAgcaaaggtatatatatacacaacaaAATGGAAAACCTATAGGCGTGTACATGAAAAACATATTGGAAAAATTGAAACATCATTTGAAAACTACTTGTATTCATGAATTTTCTGGCGaactacaaaattaaaacacaatttCCACCATGCATATTGGAGAACAAGAAGTCATGAAAAACAATCCAATTAAAATTTCAGTCAATTCGGAGAAAGGAATCACTGCTTGAATATTCAATCATTCATTTGATGGAAACCAGtcataaataagataaaaaacatgaatttcactTTTCTCAACTGTTCAatcatttcattatatatatgacTGCGAATTTAGCAAAGCATATATCTTTGGTTAAAATAGGTTTAAGTTCTCTGCACGGAAGTGAATCCAATCAAAACCTAACATGCAGATCGTGAGAAAATGGATGTTTAAATTCACACTTCCATATATGCAACTATAGCATCGGACTGCTCTGAATTTGACAttgtgaaaatgaagaaataataagaTTCATTCAAGTTAAGTTCTAGAGGGACAACTCAGAGGAGTTGATGATGGTAAATTTAAGTAGCCGTAAATTGGATTGAGCATGTGCTAGAACTAGTCTATGATCTATAGAACTTACTGTCAAAAggtaaattatttaaacttaaaataaaatacacatACAAAAGAAACTTTTAAAcagaagaaattatatataatcgGAAAACAACCACTACTTTGCGCAatagattgatatttaaatagtgaATAAGTAGATCCAGGGTTTGTAATACTGTTGAAGCATTGTAAAAACTACTGTTACAGAGTTATACATTCACTGTTCATTAGGTTTCTTGTGGGTGGATGTCATTTTCTTCCCCTCTAGAGTTGCATGGCAGATGTGTTTTATTAACTAAATTTGGTTTCTGAAAATTTTTTAGACGTGCATGTGTAGGACTTTAATCGGCCCTTGTGATGTTTTCCCGAGTTAATAAATCTTTAAAGGGTCGATAAGCTATCATAATTGTTACAGCATGGTTTTTGTTTGTCCCTTGATAACTTTTTTATGGGATGGCACTTATGatctttataatatatatatatatatatataatcaagaaaaataataacgGGACAACATCAAGTCTCTGTTAAAATCAATTCCCAACTGTCAACTATAATTGTCatgaaatatcaaatatcaagCAATGCAAGGAAATATCAAATACACTTAATTAACAAGAAGCACTCATTAACAACAGAAGAGCTGTAgcttgtgcatttttttttttttcattttttaatcagagGGTAGACAATGCTTTAATGAGATATGTCCTGAGTTTCAATTATTAAACTTGCTAGTTACTCGTCACACCCACCGCCATAAGTAGAAAACACAATGGATTGTTAAACACAGGGGGACCCGCCTACTCCTTCCCTCTCCTCTCCGCCCTCCCTAGCTCAAGTTGCTCCCCTTCCCCTctacctttttttaattttttattttttaagtttatatatatatattttataattttaaattttttatctttatatatttttatattttcattattttctatttttctatttttttattttttatttgaataatttgattgatttattttttttccttctcatttattagatgcttttgttgagtttgttttttttaaacattttgagaaaatttgtaaaaatatgtatgattgattaatgtgcattgatttagggatttgagaaatattaaaCCTTGGGTAATTTATATAGAAGTTTAAatgaaagtttttatttttaaaaaatatttatatttcggtttattttatatctattaaaatcttaaatgtaaataattaaaaaaattatttaaatgaattcagataaattattaaaatacatatGTCCTacaaatgagaatttttttaatttaaaatattatctatctttttacaattataaatcaGCACAATATCAACTCAAAGGTAAGGCGTAtgattttgtgttttaaaatcctcatctttagatttttttaataataatttaaaaaaattaaattttgaaagactacaaaatattttaatttaatatgtaatcaatgtaatttaatcttggttattttttagattttaaaataatacattaagatattaaatattttattttaatgcttaatcAGTCATATCTTCTTTAACtgatttttcaaaattctattgTGATCCTATGTATTggtttttcatgcatttatttctccaaaattaatataatatttatttcttttaattataaataagagtttttatagattttatatttttttcaattttcttgttagatttttattttgttgagttttattcacaaattttaaatatatctttttatcatGAGTTTAGTAGTAtatgaaaagataaacaaacatctcaaataagtatttattaaaaaaaatgtaaataaatttaatttttattaaataaaatttagggtttattctaaaattccGTTATAGACCCACCCCTGAGTcagaatcataaaaaaaatctatattttaataaatatatatatatatattgatacattaattaattttaattatttctcttaaattttacatgttataaaaaaaattaaatgtattttatagttttaaattttaatttaaaagttttgttaattaattattttaaaatttgtagttTGCCCCTCTCTATATCATTTTTGGCTCCACCCCtgcatgtgtgtatatatataataggtaAATTTCTTTGCTCCACCtcgatttctttttataaaattttgatggtTGCAATGCAATATTACAGATAAacataatttgaaatacaaacaaaatatttaattaatgaaattatgataTCATGTATAGAGTTCTTATgagaaaatgaataaaccaaacgcaaatgcaaatgaaaaaataccaaataggagaaccatttaaaaataacaaaagaagaaaaaattagaataaaaatgaaagggcaaaaaaaattaattacacaataatagATATCACAACATCtttataactaataaaaaaaattaaaatcaataatcatattttagAAATACATTCACTTTTTGGAGTTTCAATATCTTCATCCtttaattatctatattttggtatttttgttGGGGACCTGGGATCTCAAACACACAGCAGACAATTGCTGGCAGTCAATACTATTCAGCCTCAAGGATCAATGACAATCAAATTATTCTGATTTGCATTCAAATACTAATGTACATTTTTAGAAACAAGAATTATTGTTGGAAAACTCTTTACTACAAAGAGAAAACCTCAAAAACCTAGAATATTCAAGTTGTATGAGAAGTAACGACaatgttcttctttttccttaagCTACAAACTAGCTTAATTTAGCAAATTGATGCATGCAATCAATAACATGCCTTCCTTGAGCAATAAAGAAcacacaacaaaaagaaattcaaCTTGCCCTAATCAACTTCCCAACTTCTTGTAAGTCTAGCTTAGGTttacaagaatgaagaagaagagcacaAATGTACcttctattctttttcttaaagtTCTCAAGCTCAGATCCGAAGCTCTAGAATGTCTCCAAGGATTCCCCTTTGATGGGATTTGAAGATCTAGCATGCAAACCTCTTCTCTCCTCTCTCAAAAACTCTCTCGAATGCATTGTAGATtaaagagagaatgaagagttaAATAAGTCTTttgtgttgctacagtacccatACGGGTTCCATGCAGGCCATATGCTGTCGGCATGACTTTTCATAAACTTGAGGGTCTCTTGctggctgctacagtaccactcATGCGATTACTCTCGAGAAACTTCATATGGGCATCATGCAGGCCATATACCCCGCCCCCCCGGCGCGGCGGGCGCATGACTGCTACATTAATCTGCACAACTCCTCCATTTTGAGTTATACGCTTGTTCTAGGCGCCAAACAAGAGCTGGTCACCTTAcagttttcaatttttttttaaatttacttagatataaaccaagaaaaa
This portion of the Dioscorea cayenensis subsp. rotundata cultivar TDr96_F1 chromosome 3, TDr96_F1_v2_PseudoChromosome.rev07_lg8_w22 25.fasta, whole genome shotgun sequence genome encodes:
- the LOC120250721 gene encoding LOW QUALITY PROTEIN: receptor like protein 21-like (The sequence of the model RefSeq protein was modified relative to this genomic sequence to represent the inferred CDS: inserted 1 base in 1 codon; deleted 1 base in 1 codon), producing MFSFLSLVILQQHLECYGCLHEERIALLDIKSSFSGDQESIYPYSIFMSWNNSSDCCSWHRVRCSSTTKHVTSLDMYDAHQPWNSNYTVNISLFLPFKEMRALILSENNINGCIPITDCFGSLAGLKKLEYLDLSANYFNGKDLSSLGALDSLKGLSLGDINMGSELFINALSKLNKLKYLDLSFNDLKESIVPYLIRLSSLKTLILYWNKFQGELPLNELSSLRRLEILDLSRNMFTGDIPPMIKEWDSLTEISLSYNELNSSSFTGLCAMKKLQILDLSYNKFKGDLPLCFRNLSYLNFFDISNNQFEANFLSTFMGNLTTLEYLSASNNDFQGTFSIGSLVHHTKMKMLDLSNNYHLEIHVETPSFVPLFELEGLLLSNCIINQDNMLKSNIMMSLFENKTNLHYLSLQNNSLSGAFILPSNLTMSLSYIDFSQNQLTGELPINIGLVLPNLEYLNLSHNMFQGVIPISWXHVRQLEYLDLSNNNFSGQIHVSFRDMQYLEILNLSMNKFIGNLLLNKSNPNDLEVFLIFGNQLTGEISKSLCKSSRLFGWILVRTNFLFVGSIPNSLSSSPLRSLNIGNNHFSGNFPSWIGKSLKNLMILSLRGNNFVGLISNQICNLRNIHILDLSCNNLSGNIPSCLQNMGHDNDWQYDSMSMGSTSFAFENMFNMHRGFLPIQDFSLMFELLKFKGIIDFANKREVYDYKGNIMNHFFGLDLSSNQLVGEIPLEIGNIIKLHVLNLSNNLLVGSIPETLSRLTEIESLDLSHNKLTGSIPTELKELHFLEVFFVAYNNLSGPTLGRISQFSTFDENSYEGNPLLCGPSLVKNCFAITEILPSPSPPQSEGENEEAMEHIIFFASFALAYIISFWGWMVLLYFNKRLQNS